In Devosia beringensis, a single window of DNA contains:
- a CDS encoding response regulator: MTRRRIIIVDDHPLFRAALRQTLSGGDATVTVEEAGDLAGLSAALDADRDCDLVLLDLNMPGVRGFSGLLLLRAQYPDIPVMIISAVEDSTVVRRAFELGAAGYLHKSVGPTEIRRAIETVLSGEVFVPEGTMLSGDDGHTALMRRLSTLTPQQVRVLMMLSDGLMNKQIAYELTISEATVKAHVSAILQKLDVDSRTQAVIAAARIEDGQFEALFSTGPDKS, translated from the coding sequence ATGACACGCCGCCGCATCATCATCGTCGATGACCATCCGCTGTTCCGGGCCGCGCTGCGGCAAACCCTGTCTGGGGGCGACGCCACCGTGACGGTGGAGGAGGCCGGAGATCTCGCCGGGCTCAGCGCCGCACTCGACGCCGATCGCGACTGCGATCTTGTCTTGCTGGACCTCAACATGCCAGGCGTACGCGGCTTTTCGGGCCTCCTGCTGCTGCGCGCGCAATATCCCGACATTCCGGTGATGATCATCTCGGCAGTGGAGGACAGCACGGTGGTGCGTCGTGCCTTCGAGCTGGGCGCGGCCGGCTATCTGCACAAATCGGTGGGGCCCACCGAAATCCGCCGCGCCATCGAAACGGTGCTGTCGGGCGAGGTCTTTGTGCCCGAGGGCACCATGTTGAGCGGCGATGATGGTCACACCGCGCTGATGCGGCGGCTGTCGACGCTGACGCCGCAGCAGGTGCGGGTGCTGATGATGCTCAGCGACGGGCTGATGAACAAGCAGATCGCCTATGAGCTGACGATCTCGGAAGCCACGGTGAAGGCCCATGTCTCGGCCATCCTGCAGAAGCTCGATGTCGACAGCCGGACCCAGGCGGTGATTGCCGCCGCCCGTATCGAAGACGGTCAGTTCGAGGCGCTGTTCTCCACCGGGCCGGACAAGAGCTAG
- a CDS encoding quinone-dependent dihydroorotate dehydrogenase: MIFSALSPLLRLPALSALSQQALLKMDAETAHGATIAALRLGMAPEQAQADGAELRTTLCGLELTNPVGMAAGFDKNAEVPRPLARMGFGMVEIGTVTPRPQTGNPKPRLFRLPAAQGVINRMGFNNEGHDAAFARLKGLRVPAALGVNIGANKDSEDFVADYVAGVLKFADLADYLTANVSSPNTPGLRNLQADEALRRLLGELLAARAKAKTRVPVFLKIAPDLDEAALDVIAKVVLSTDLDGLIVSNTTITRDSVAGQDNAEETGGLSGKPLFDLSTRKLAQMRQRVGDLPIIGVGGIHSPQSALAKFEAGANAVQLYSALVYGGLDLLDTIKRGLVSAVRAQGKTNIAQLVGSRTADWADGKASL; the protein is encoded by the coding sequence ATGATCTTTTCTGCCCTCTCGCCCCTGCTGCGCCTGCCGGCTTTGTCCGCTCTGTCCCAGCAGGCTTTGCTCAAGATGGATGCCGAAACCGCCCACGGCGCCACCATTGCGGCCCTGCGCCTGGGCATGGCGCCGGAGCAGGCCCAAGCCGATGGCGCCGAACTGCGCACCACGCTGTGTGGTCTCGAACTGACCAATCCGGTCGGGATGGCGGCCGGCTTTGACAAGAACGCCGAGGTGCCGCGCCCGCTGGCGCGCATGGGTTTTGGCATGGTCGAAATCGGTACGGTGACGCCGCGCCCCCAGACCGGCAATCCCAAGCCGCGCCTGTTCCGGCTGCCGGCGGCGCAGGGCGTCATCAACCGCATGGGCTTCAACAATGAGGGCCACGATGCCGCCTTCGCCCGGCTCAAGGGCCTGCGCGTGCCCGCGGCGCTCGGGGTCAATATCGGCGCCAACAAGGACAGCGAGGATTTCGTCGCCGACTATGTGGCGGGGGTCCTCAAATTTGCCGACCTGGCCGATTACCTGACCGCCAATGTCTCCTCGCCCAATACGCCGGGCTTGCGCAATCTGCAGGCCGACGAAGCCCTGCGCCGCCTGCTCGGCGAACTGCTGGCCGCTCGCGCCAAGGCGAAGACCCGCGTCCCGGTCTTTCTCAAGATCGCGCCTGACCTTGACGAAGCCGCGCTGGACGTCATCGCCAAGGTGGTGCTGTCCACCGATCTGGACGGCCTGATCGTCTCCAACACCACCATCACGCGTGACAGCGTGGCCGGGCAGGACAATGCCGAGGAAACCGGCGGGCTCTCGGGCAAGCCGCTGTTTGATCTGTCGACCCGCAAGCTCGCCCAGATGCGCCAGCGCGTTGGCGATCTGCCCATCATCGGCGTGGGCGGCATTCATTCGCCGCAATCGGCTTTGGCCAAATTCGAGGCCGGCGCCAATGCCGTCCAGCTCTATTCGGCGCTGGTCTATGGCGGGCTTGACCTGCTCGATACCATCAAGCGGGGCCTGGTCTCGGCCGTGCGGGCTCAGGGCAAGACCAATATCGCCCAACTGGTCGGCAGCAGGACCGCCGATTGGGCCGACGGCAAGGCGAGCCTCTAG
- a CDS encoding DUF952 domain-containing protein has product MSSTEFVYKIATEAAFAPARSTPAFAGMPIDAQDGYIHFSSAGQLAETLRLHFAGQTGLVLLAVRSADLGLGLVWEASRNGALFPHLHGGALPTASIAWEAPLTVAADGSCQLPEAVR; this is encoded by the coding sequence ATGAGCAGCACCGAATTCGTCTACAAGATCGCCACCGAAGCCGCCTTCGCACCCGCGCGCAGCACGCCCGCCTTTGCCGGCATGCCGATCGACGCCCAGGATGGCTATATCCATTTTTCCAGCGCCGGCCAGCTGGCCGAAACCCTGCGCCTGCACTTTGCCGGCCAGACCGGGCTGGTGCTGCTGGCCGTGCGCAGCGCCGACCTTGGCCTGGGCCTGGTCTGGGAGGCCTCGCGCAACGGGGCGCTGTTCCCCCATCTCCATGGCGGTGCGCTGCCCACCGCTTCCATCGCCTGGGAGGCGCCACTGACCGTGGCGGCCGATGGCAGCTGCCAACTGCCCGAGGCCGTCCGATGA
- a CDS encoding S24 family peptidase translates to MLSHRAIWDGIDALARRHGHSVSALAKLAGLDATAFNVSKRVSKDGRERWPSTESISKVLEATGEGFDSFLAGSGAFIQLGGNGPARTVPLLGLAQAGRGGFFDSAGFPAGQGWDEVALPAAEQSGIYALEVHGDSMEPLYREGDRIVVSPTEQVRRGDRVVVRTRDGEVMAKILARQTGRQIELHSLNPAYEPRIFELTEIEWIARIIWASQ, encoded by the coding sequence ATGTTGTCACACCGAGCCATTTGGGACGGCATTGATGCGCTGGCGCGGCGCCATGGCCATTCCGTTTCGGCGCTGGCCAAGCTTGCCGGCCTCGACGCCACCGCCTTCAACGTCTCCAAGCGCGTCAGCAAGGACGGCCGCGAACGCTGGCCATCGACCGAGAGCATTTCCAAGGTTCTGGAGGCGACCGGCGAGGGCTTTGACTCGTTCCTGGCGGGCAGCGGCGCCTTCATCCAGCTTGGCGGCAATGGCCCGGCCCGCACTGTCCCGCTGCTGGGCCTGGCGCAGGCCGGGCGCGGCGGTTTTTTCGACAGCGCCGGCTTTCCCGCCGGACAGGGCTGGGACGAAGTCGCCCTGCCTGCCGCCGAGCAAAGCGGGATCTATGCGCTTGAAGTGCATGGCGATTCCATGGAGCCGCTCTATCGCGAGGGGGACCGGATCGTGGTGTCGCCCACCGAACAAGTGCGGCGGGGCGACCGGGTCGTGGTCAGGACGCGCGATGGCGAGGTCATGGCCAAGATCCTGGCCCGGCAGACCGGACGGCAGATCGAGCTGCACTCGCTCAACCCGGCCTATGAGCCGCGCATTTTCGAGCTCACCGAAATCGAGTGGATTGCCCGCATCATCTGGGCCAGCCAATGA
- a CDS encoding DUF2087 domain-containing protein, translated as MNEAVDPRRIDKVARCFDGAGRLVRWPSKRADQLLVLWVVWSYLPADAQMSEPEVSSMLRDWHVYEDYALLRRELCDLDMLRRTPNGRIYRRVEHDMPAEAEALLARFSPNAA; from the coding sequence ATGAACGAGGCCGTCGACCCCAGGCGGATCGACAAGGTGGCGCGCTGCTTTGACGGTGCCGGGCGCCTGGTGCGCTGGCCGTCCAAACGGGCCGACCAGTTGCTGGTGCTCTGGGTGGTGTGGTCCTACCTGCCGGCCGATGCACAGATGAGCGAACCCGAGGTCAGCTCGATGCTGCGCGACTGGCATGTCTATGAAGACTATGCGCTGCTGCGCCGCGAACTATGCGATCTCGACATGCTGCGGCGCACGCCCAATGGGCGGATCTACCGGCGTGTCGAGCATGACATGCCGGCAGAGGCCGAAGCGCTGCTGGCGCGCTTCAGCCCAAACGCCGCCTAG
- a CDS encoding lysine--tRNA ligase, producing MSPVPLPVLDPAFFDAAQTARAWPFEEARKLVKRLEKTGKGEAVFETGYGPSGLPHIGTFGEVARTTMVRTAFRLLTRDEVPTRLICFSDDMDGMRKIPENVPSREAMEPHLQKPLSAVPDPWTNEYASFGDHNNAMLRRFLDTFGFDYEFASATDYYKSGKFDTVLRLAAERYDAIMKVMLPSLGVERQATYSPFLPISPLSGRVLYVPMKEVNAKDGTITFADEDGRDTTVPVTGGHVKMQWKPDFGMRWAALGVDFEMFGKDHQTNAPIYDKICAILGGNPPEHYVYELFLDSEGQKISKSKGNGLTIDEWLTYAPAESLGLYMFQKPRVAKRLHFDVIPRAVDEYAAHVAAYAKQDVAARLENPAFHVHYGNVPEIDMPVTFALLLNLATASNPETPEVMWGYISAYAPGVSPQTHPHLDALVGYAMRYFRNFVAKTYRAPDDVERTALEALSAAFATLPAHADNEAIQNAALDVARQVERYQDHSKKSPAGGPGVSGDFFRMLYQVLIGQERGPRFGSFVALYGIDNTRQLIADALAGKMLAA from the coding sequence TTGTCGCCCGTTCCACTGCCCGTTCTCGACCCTGCGTTCTTTGACGCTGCCCAGACTGCCCGCGCCTGGCCGTTTGAGGAAGCCCGCAAGCTCGTGAAGCGCCTGGAAAAAACCGGCAAGGGCGAAGCCGTGTTCGAGACCGGCTATGGGCCCTCCGGCCTGCCTCATATCGGCACCTTCGGCGAAGTGGCCCGCACCACCATGGTGCGCACGGCCTTCCGCCTGCTCACCCGCGATGAAGTGCCGACGCGGCTGATCTGCTTTTCCGACGACATGGACGGGATGCGCAAGATTCCGGAAAACGTGCCGTCGCGCGAGGCCATGGAGCCGCATCTGCAGAAGCCGCTGAGCGCCGTGCCCGATCCCTGGACCAATGAATATGCCAGCTTCGGCGATCACAACAACGCCATGCTGCGCCGTTTCCTCGACACCTTCGGCTTCGACTACGAGTTCGCCAGCGCCACCGACTATTACAAGTCCGGCAAGTTCGACACCGTGCTGCGCCTGGCTGCCGAGCGCTATGACGCCATCATGAAGGTGATGCTGCCCAGCCTGGGCGTCGAGCGTCAGGCCACCTATAGTCCCTTCCTGCCCATCTCGCCGCTCTCGGGCCGCGTGCTCTATGTGCCGATGAAGGAAGTCAATGCCAAGGACGGCACCATCACCTTCGCCGACGAGGACGGGCGCGACACCACCGTGCCGGTCACCGGCGGCCATGTGAAGATGCAGTGGAAGCCCGACTTCGGCATGCGCTGGGCTGCCCTGGGCGTCGATTTCGAAATGTTCGGCAAGGACCACCAGACCAATGCGCCGATCTACGACAAGATCTGCGCCATTCTCGGCGGCAATCCGCCCGAGCACTATGTCTATGAGCTCTTCCTCGATTCCGAGGGCCAGAAGATCTCCAAGTCCAAGGGCAATGGCCTGACCATTGACGAATGGCTGACCTATGCCCCGGCCGAGAGCCTGGGGCTCTACATGTTCCAGAAGCCGCGTGTCGCCAAGCGCCTGCATTTCGACGTCATCCCGCGCGCGGTGGACGAATATGCCGCCCATGTCGCGGCCTATGCCAAGCAGGATGTCGCCGCGCGTCTGGAAAACCCTGCCTTCCATGTCCATTACGGCAATGTGCCCGAGATCGACATGCCGGTCACCTTTGCGCTGCTGCTCAATTTGGCCACGGCCTCGAACCCGGAAACGCCCGAAGTCATGTGGGGCTATATCTCGGCCTATGCCCCGGGCGTGTCGCCGCAGACCCATCCCCATCTCGATGCGCTGGTCGGCTATGCCATGCGCTATTTCCGCAATTTCGTCGCCAAGACCTATCGTGCCCCCGACGATGTCGAGCGCACCGCGCTCGAGGCCCTGTCGGCCGCCTTTGCCACGCTGCCGGCCCATGCCGACAACGAGGCGATCCAGAATGCGGCGCTCGACGTCGCGCGCCAGGTCGAGCGCTACCAGGATCACAGCAAGAAGAGCCCGGCGGGCGGTCCCGGCGTGTCCGGCGACTTCTTCCGGATGCTCTACCAGGTGCTGATCGGGCAGGAACGCGGCCCCCGCTTCGGCTCCTTCGTGGCGCTCTACGGCATCGACAATACCCGCCAGCTGATCGCCGACGCGCTGGCCGGCAAGATGCTGGCGGCCTAG
- a CDS encoding tellurite resistance TerB family protein, with product MPNSAHDALIHLMIVAASSDSQMTEKELVRIQGLISRLPVFEAFDPSRLRAVANACADTLNGPGGLDQVLDDAIAALPAKLQDTAYALAVDVTSVDLHLEQEELRFLEMLRDRLDLDRLTTAAIEVAARARHRRMPDQ from the coding sequence ATGCCCAATAGTGCCCATGACGCCCTGATCCACCTGATGATCGTTGCCGCCTCCTCGGACAGCCAGATGACCGAAAAGGAGCTGGTGCGCATCCAGGGACTGATCAGCCGGCTGCCGGTCTTCGAGGCGTTCGATCCGAGCCGGCTGCGTGCCGTGGCCAATGCCTGTGCGGACACGCTCAACGGCCCGGGCGGACTCGACCAGGTGCTCGACGATGCCATCGCCGCCCTGCCCGCCAAGCTGCAGGACACCGCCTATGCACTGGCGGTGGATGTGACCTCGGTGGACCTGCATCTCGAGCAGGAAGAACTGCGCTTTCTCGAAATGCTGCGCGACCGGCTCGACCTCGACCGCCTGACCACAGCCGCCATTGAAGTGGCGGCCCGGGCCCGGCATCGCCGGATGCCCGATCAGTAA
- a CDS encoding transporter substrate-binding domain-containing protein, giving the protein MRLAGLTGAILLLAAMAGSAFAQALPYHADPSAREILPGATALPAIRFLTTADFPPFNFRDSGGELIGFNVDLAKAICQEVNVACTLQAWPWAQATDALSDNQGDALIAGLEMSAANGELFDFSATYMALPGRFVTRHADVAAFSPDALAGKTVAVRRGSAHEAFMKRYLPATQLEPADTELEGLAALQAGDVDVFFGDGMRAAFWINDNLDCCGFAGGAYFRPALFGEGLSIAVLAGNDAVRHAIDWALVRLKDNGVLDELYLRWFPVGFY; this is encoded by the coding sequence GTGCGGCTAGCGGGTCTGACAGGTGCAATACTGCTGCTGGCAGCGATGGCAGGGTCGGCTTTTGCGCAGGCCTTGCCCTATCACGCCGATCCGTCGGCGCGTGAAATCCTGCCCGGTGCTACCGCCCTGCCGGCCATCCGTTTCCTGACCACGGCCGATTTCCCGCCCTTCAATTTTCGTGACAGTGGCGGCGAGCTGATCGGCTTCAATGTCGATCTGGCCAAGGCCATCTGCCAGGAGGTCAATGTCGCCTGCACCCTCCAGGCCTGGCCCTGGGCCCAGGCGACCGATGCCCTGTCCGACAATCAGGGCGATGCGTTGATTGCGGGCCTCGAAATGTCCGCGGCCAATGGCGAACTGTTTGATTTTTCCGCCACCTACATGGCTCTGCCCGGACGCTTCGTCACCCGTCATGCAGATGTTGCCGCCTTCAGTCCGGATGCCCTGGCGGGCAAGACCGTCGCCGTGCGACGCGGCAGCGCCCATGAAGCCTTCATGAAGCGCTATTTGCCGGCGACGCAGCTGGAGCCCGCCGACACCGAGCTCGAGGGTCTGGCCGCCTTGCAGGCCGGGGATGTCGATGTGTTTTTCGGCGACGGCATGCGCGCCGCCTTCTGGATCAATGACAATCTCGATTGCTGCGGCTTTGCCGGCGGCGCCTATTTCCGGCCGGCTTTGTTCGGCGAGGGCCTGTCGATTGCCGTGCTCGCCGGCAATGATGCCGTCCGCCACGCCATCGACTGGGCCTTGGTGCGCCTGAAGGACAATGGCGTGCTCGACGAGCTCTACCTGCGCTGGTTCCCGGTCGGGTTTTACTGA
- the metZ gene encoding O-succinylhomoserine sulfhydrylase, whose translation MSKANNPLNDPSRLSAETQLVHGGTHRTAFNETSEALFLNSGYSYPSSDHAERLFKGEIPGAHNYSRFANPTVDVLQTRMALLEGAEAARGFATGMAAVTDAVMSQVRAGDHIVASRALFGGCRFVVEDFMPRYGVSSTLVDGRDPANFAAAMQSNTKVVFIETPTNPSLELVDIKAVADIAHAHGAVLIVDNVFATALYQKPLQLGADLVTYSATKHIDGQGRVLGGIVLGSKKLIEGDLHTFLRQTGASLSPFNAWVLLKGLETMSLRVRQMTDSAEQIAEALASHPKLDRVIYPHHSSHPQYDLAKAQMTRGSSLMALEVKGGQEAAFALSDALAVILISNNLGDAKSLITHPRTTTHARLTEEARLEVGVTPGLLRLSVGLEASDDLLADLLYGLDQL comes from the coding sequence ATGTCAAAAGCGAACAATCCCCTCAATGACCCGAGCCGCCTGTCGGCTGAAACCCAGCTGGTCCATGGCGGCACGCATCGCACCGCGTTCAACGAAACCAGCGAAGCGCTGTTTCTGAACTCCGGCTACAGCTATCCCAGCTCCGACCATGCCGAGCGCCTGTTCAAGGGCGAGATCCCCGGCGCCCACAACTATTCCCGTTTCGCCAACCCCACTGTCGACGTGCTGCAGACGCGCATGGCGCTGCTCGAAGGCGCCGAAGCCGCGCGCGGCTTTGCCACCGGCATGGCCGCCGTCACCGATGCCGTCATGAGCCAGGTCCGGGCCGGCGACCACATCGTGGCCTCGCGCGCTTTGTTTGGCGGCTGCCGCTTCGTGGTCGAGGATTTCATGCCGCGCTACGGCGTCAGCTCGACCCTGGTCGATGGACGCGACCCGGCCAATTTCGCCGCCGCCATGCAGTCCAATACCAAGGTGGTGTTCATCGAGACCCCGACAAATCCGTCGCTGGAACTGGTCGATATCAAGGCCGTGGCCGATATCGCCCATGCCCATGGCGCCGTGCTGATCGTCGACAATGTCTTTGCCACCGCGCTCTACCAGAAACCGCTGCAACTGGGCGCCGATCTCGTTACCTATTCGGCCACCAAGCATATCGATGGCCAGGGCAGGGTACTGGGCGGCATCGTCCTGGGCTCCAAGAAGCTGATCGAGGGCGACCTGCATACCTTCCTGCGCCAGACCGGCGCCTCCCTCAGCCCGTTCAATGCCTGGGTCCTGCTCAAGGGGCTCGAGACCATGTCGCTGCGCGTGCGGCAGATGACCGACAGCGCCGAACAGATTGCCGAGGCGCTAGCCAGCCATCCCAAGCTGGACCGGGTGATCTATCCCCATCACTCCAGCCATCCGCAATACGATTTGGCCAAGGCGCAGATGACGCGCGGCTCCTCGCTTATGGCGCTCGAGGTCAAGGGCGGCCAGGAGGCTGCCTTTGCCCTGTCCGACGCGCTGGCGGTGATCCTGATTTCCAACAATCTGGGCGATGCCAAGTCGCTGATCACCCATCCGCGCACCACCACCCATGCCCGGTTGACCGAAGAGGCGCGGCTCGAAGTGGGGGTCACCCCAGGCCTGCTGCGGCTGTCGGTCGGGCTTGAAGCCAGCGACGACCTGCTCGCTGACCTGCTCTATGGTTTGGACCAGCTCTAG
- a CDS encoding 2'-deoxycytidine 5'-triphosphate deaminase yields the protein MDKQQNWPQGVFPARLIEALHQQGSIRADRPFDGDQVQPASLDLRLGDVAFRVRSSFLPGPSHSVAERIEALKLHEIDLTRGAVLERGCVYLVPLQESLELPDMVSASANPKSSTGRLDVFTRVIGDRARGFDQMPAGYAGPLYLEISPRTFPILVRTGSRLSQMRFRCGDNRLTVAEHQALHESDTLVFDNDVPVGEGVALSIDLKGVGRNGLVGFRSKRHTAVVDVDKKAALDVHDFWEPLHNRGREELILDPDEFYILVSDEAVHVPPTHAAEMMPFDPLVGEFRVHYAGFFDPGFGHSPAGGTGSRAVLEVRSREVPFLLGHGQTIGRLIYERLAEKPDRLYGSALGSNYQAQTLKLSKHFKPYIE from the coding sequence ATGGACAAGCAACAGAACTGGCCGCAGGGCGTGTTTCCGGCGCGGCTGATCGAGGCGCTGCACCAGCAGGGCTCCATCAGGGCCGATCGTCCGTTCGATGGCGATCAGGTGCAACCGGCAAGCCTGGATCTGCGGCTGGGCGATGTCGCCTTCCGGGTGCGCTCCAGCTTCCTGCCAGGGCCCAGCCATTCGGTGGCCGAGCGCATCGAGGCGCTCAAGCTGCACGAGATCGACCTGACGCGCGGCGCGGTGCTCGAGCGCGGCTGCGTCTATCTGGTGCCGCTACAGGAAAGCCTCGAGCTGCCCGACATGGTCAGCGCCTCGGCCAATCCCAAGAGCTCGACCGGCAGGCTCGATGTCTTCACCCGCGTCATCGGCGACCGCGCTCGCGGCTTTGACCAGATGCCCGCCGGCTATGCCGGCCCGCTCTATCTTGAAATCAGCCCGCGCACCTTTCCCATCCTGGTGCGCACCGGCTCGCGGCTGAGCCAGATGCGCTTCCGCTGCGGCGACAACCGCCTCACCGTCGCCGAGCATCAGGCGCTGCATGAAAGCGACACGCTGGTTTTCGACAATGATGTGCCGGTGGGCGAAGGCGTGGCGCTCTCCATCGACCTCAAGGGCGTCGGGCGCAATGGCCTGGTCGGCTTCCGCTCCAAGCGCCACACCGCCGTGGTGGATGTCGACAAGAAGGCCGCGCTCGACGTGCACGACTTCTGGGAGCCGCTGCACAATCGCGGCCGCGAGGAACTGATCCTCGATCCCGACGAATTCTACATCCTGGTGAGCGACGAAGCGGTGCATGTGCCGCCCACCCATGCGGCGGAAATGATGCCGTTCGATCCGCTGGTGGGTGAGTTCCGCGTGCATTATGCCGGCTTTTTCGATCCAGGCTTTGGCCATTCCCCCGCCGGCGGCACCGGCAGCCGCGCCGTGCTCGAAGTGCGCAGCCGCGAGGTGCCCTTCCTGCTTGGCCATGGCCAGACCATCGGAAGGCTGATCTATGAGCGGCTGGCGGAAAAGCCCGATCGGCTCTATGGCTCGGCGCTGGGCTCGAACTATCAGGCGCAGACCCTCAAGCTCTCCAAGCACTTCAAGCCCTATATCGAATAG
- a CDS encoding ABC transporter ATP-binding protein, which translates to MASGPGVTLDIAAKRFPGAAAPLLDKLQLTLAPSSVVALVGPSGVGKSTILRLLAGIDRDFAGTISIDGVPAHLAPTPGFVFQDPRLLPWLRAADNIRAVAPAITLNMAETVLAQVGLSGAGTLYPHQLSGGMQRRVALARAFSVNAGLLLLDEPFVSLDRVLVGEMQQVFTRLVAQTRPTVLIVTHLAEDAALLADRAIVLAGRPARIAADIALPVPPAQRDAAILADYRAQLEAASPAYSI; encoded by the coding sequence ATGGCGTCCGGTCCAGGCGTAACTCTCGACATCGCGGCCAAGCGTTTTCCCGGCGCGGCCGCGCCGCTGCTGGACAAGCTGCAGCTAACCCTGGCGCCCTCCAGCGTGGTGGCTTTGGTGGGTCCATCGGGCGTGGGCAAGTCCACCATCCTGCGCCTGCTCGCCGGCATCGACCGTGACTTTGCCGGCACCATCAGCATTGATGGCGTGCCGGCCCATCTCGCGCCGACGCCCGGCTTCGTGTTCCAGGATCCGCGCCTGCTGCCCTGGCTGAGAGCTGCGGACAATATCCGGGCCGTGGCGCCCGCCATTACCCTGAACATGGCTGAAACGGTTCTGGCGCAAGTCGGGCTAAGCGGGGCCGGCACGCTCTATCCGCACCAGCTCTCGGGCGGCATGCAGCGGCGGGTGGCGCTGGCGCGGGCCTTCTCGGTCAATGCTGGCCTGCTGCTGCTCGACGAGCCCTTCGTCTCGCTCGACCGCGTGCTGGTGGGCGAGATGCAGCAGGTGTTCACCCGGCTGGTCGCGCAAACCCGGCCCACGGTGCTGATCGTCACCCATCTTGCCGAGGACGCCGCCCTGCTGGCGGACCGCGCCATCGTGCTCGCGGGCAGGCCGGCGCGCATCGCCGCCGATATCGCCCTGCCGGTGCCGCCCGCGCAGCGCGACGCGGCAATCCTGGCGGACTATCGGGCGCAGCTCGAGGCGGCGAGCCCGGCCTATTCGATATAG
- a CDS encoding ABC transporter permease, whose amino-acid sequence MLFVHRLFPGPLAVAAEMWDAATTGPLLVDLGRTLLRASTAFAAAMVLGTALGIAFGRLRWVDQLFSGWLLVGLNLPAIVVAIVLYIWLGLTDLALILAVTINKLPLVISITREGVRSFAHDFDELALVFRLSAWRRLRLIFVPQLLPFVLAAARTGLSLIWKIVLVFEVLGSDGGVGYRIAVQFQFFDITGILAYTASFILVVLAFEYGLLRPVERRALQWRPVQA is encoded by the coding sequence ATGCTCTTCGTGCATCGCCTGTTTCCCGGCCCGCTCGCGGTGGCCGCCGAAATGTGGGACGCGGCGACCACCGGGCCCCTGCTGGTCGATCTCGGCCGCACCCTGCTGCGCGCCTCCACTGCCTTCGCCGCCGCCATGGTCCTGGGCACGGCGCTCGGCATTGCCTTTGGCCGCCTGCGCTGGGTCGACCAGCTGTTTTCCGGCTGGCTGCTGGTGGGGCTCAACCTGCCGGCCATCGTCGTCGCCATCGTGCTTTATATCTGGCTCGGCCTGACCGACCTGGCGCTGATCCTGGCGGTCACCATCAACAAGCTGCCACTGGTGATTTCCATCACGCGCGAGGGCGTGCGCAGCTTTGCCCATGACTTCGACGAGCTGGCCCTGGTCTTCCGCCTGTCAGCCTGGCGCCGCCTGCGGCTGATCTTCGTGCCACAGCTGCTGCCCTTCGTGCTGGCGGCCGCGCGCACCGGCCTGTCGCTGATCTGGAAGATCGTTCTGGTCTTTGAGGTGCTGGGCAGCGATGGCGGGGTGGGCTACCGCATCGCCGTGCAGTTTCAGTTTTTCGACATTACCGGCATCCTGGCCTATACGGCTTCCTTCATCCTGGTCGTGCTGGCCTTTGAATATGGCCTGCTGCGGCCCGTGGAACGGAGGGCTCTGCAATGGCGTCCGGTCCAGGCGTAA